A single window of Ictalurus furcatus strain D&B chromosome 3, Billie_1.0, whole genome shotgun sequence DNA harbors:
- the gprin3b gene encoding G protein-regulated inducer of neurite outgrowth 3, with protein MGTVPNPKRTVTVQMVPRLSGTDTLGNKDANTICLQDSGLNLTKDCASTQKTKPEQDNMQHKSASKGKLLEGASNSPSSNSEDHRKPDAQEPHANTKMENSNVNSKLLPTISAKSKDISSSSPSCVETLPKDDKGRNGSLAKQGIEEEQSAEKLQNRPSEEPTAQSQKLCHTCDPKLTDLPASNRNSNKDNSHLYELKESSCTISSDLALITSMDETNQPHPDSARKLQGGTCPQGLTTEVFKSVPKPAEASQPANSIEKAEADLAILQANKKQSTPLKEKESCPKSEYDANDAKSHTVTINSTSQHSGDISSCHSFHAEVIDEAIQTQGPVSEENKMKHCKLYREASTMTSAADCGTSPCKRHQDVEVQAVALVCTRAVETSPSLFPYHPKRVSICLQMEEMESLAMVYHKDSTEAPIIMETSGSSCGPSITTLSEVLPQSGGILVHTDGVLQHETRLGAKPKEPGPPIYNAPKGCSPLQPVYQINIETCNQNKLSNEASCQSQSYKVSPVLSVSNSVKQDSKGKGFGEISTTTTDQACQALSVTSPQSEQPARPPAAKAPISQSKPSPHVVGLCSAANDSKTEASAPPSSSTSNYKLKMEQLVNKSIAKPAKKGSKLGPERDKKEDEKAAKPTKKSVHDVVWDEQGMTWEVYGASLDPESLGFAIQSHLQCKIKEHEKKIMSQTTLRKSVSAPASDSPSGRKTKRRQANAFRSMFQNVRRPNCCVRPPPSAVLE; from the coding sequence ATGGGAACTGTCCCTAACCCCAAAAGGACTGTCACTGTTCAAATGGTACCTCGACTATCTGGTACGGATACTTTGGGCAACAAGGACGCAAACACAATTTGCCTCCAAGACTCAGGTTTAAACCTGACAAAGGATTGTGCTTctacccaaaaaacaaaaccagagCAGGATAATATGCAACACAAGTCTGCAAGTAAAGGGAAACTATTGGAAGGGGCATCCAACTCTCCTTCTTCTAATAGTGAGGATCACAGAAAACCTGATGCGCAGGAACCTCATGCAAACACCAAGATGGAAAACAGCAATGTAAATTCAAAGCTGTTACCAACAATTTCTGCCAAAAGCAAGGATATTTCTTCAAGTAGCCCATCATGTGTAGAAACACTGCCTAAAGATGATAAGGGGAGAAATGGCAGTCTTGCTAAACAAGGAATTGAGGAAGAGCAGAGTGCGGAGAAACTACAGAATAGACCATCTGAGGAACCCACAGCACAAAGTCAAAAGCTATGTCACACATGTGATCCTAAGCTCACAGACTTACCTGCCAGCAACAGGAACTCAAACAAGGACAATTCCCATTTATATGAACTTAAAGAATCGAGCTGCACCATTAGTTCAGATCTAGCTCTGATCACCAGCATGGATGAGACTAATCAACCACATCCTGATTCAGCTAGGAAATTGCAAGGAGGGACTTGCCCACAAGGCCTTACAACAGAGGTTTTCAAATCAGTTCCTAAACCAGCAGAGGCCTCTCAGCCAGCAAACAGCATCGAGAAAGCTGAGGCAGATCTTGCTATattacaagcaaacaaaaaacagtccaCACCTCTTAAAGAAAAAGAGTCCTGCCCCAAATCTGAATATGATGCAAATGATGCCAAATCCCATACTGTCACAATAAACAGCACTTCCCAGCACTCCGGGGACATCTCCTCATGTCACTCCTTTCATGCTGAAGTGATAGACGAGGCAATTCAAACACAAGGACCTGTTTCAGAGGAAAATAAGATGAAACACTGTAAGCTGTACCGTGAGGCCTCCACCATGACATCAGCAGCAGACTGTGGCACCTCACCCTGCAAACGGCACCAGGATGTAGAGGTGCAGGCTGTGGCTTTAGTCTGCACTCGAGCTGTTGAAACAAGTCCCAGCCTTTTCCCATATCATCCCAAACGGGTGTCTATTTGTCTTCAAATGGAAGAAATGGAGAGCCTTGCAATGGTATATCATAAGGATAGTACAGAGGCACCGATTATAATGGAAACGTCTGGCAGTTCATGTGGCCCATCTATCACAACCTTGTCAGAGGTACTTCCCCAATCTGGAGGtattttggtgcacacagatgGTGTTTTACAACACGAGACCAGGCTTGGAGCCAAGCCCAAGGAGCCTGGGCCACCAATTTACAATGCCCCAAAAGGATGTTCACCTCTTCAACCAGTTTATCAGATCAATATCGAGACATGCAATCAAAATAAGCTATCGAACGAAGCTAGTTGTCAAAGTCAGAGCTACAAAGTCTCCCCTGTGCTTTCTGTTTCAAATTCTGTGAAACAGGACTCCAAGGGGAAGGGCTTTGGTGAGATATCGACCACAACAACTGATCAGGCCTGTCAAGCTCTGTCTGTAACAAGTCCTCAGTCAGAACAACCTGCCAGGCCTCCTGCTGCTAAAGCCCCTATTTCACAGTCAAAGCCCTCTCCACATGTGGTCGGTCTTTGCTCAGCAGCTAATGATTCCAAAACAGAGGCTTCTGCCCCACCATCAAGCTCCACTTCAAATTACAAATTAAAGATGGAGCAGCTGGTTAACAAATCCATAGCCAAGCCTGCAAAGAAAGGTTCCAAGTTGGGGCCAGAGAGGGATAAGAAGGAGGATGAGAAGGCAGCCAAGCCGACCAAGAAGAGTGTTCATGACGTGGTGTGGGATGAGCAGGGCATGACGTGGGAGGTGTACGGTGCCTCGCTGGATCCAGAGTCGCTTGGTTTCGCTATCCAGAGTCACCTCCAGTGCAAAATCAAAGAGCACGAGAAGAAGATCATGTCTCAGACGACACTCAGGAAATCCGTTTCAGCTCCAGCGTCTGACTCACCATCGGGCAGAAAGACCAAGCGAAGGCAGGCTAACGCCTTCAGGTCCATGTTCCAAAATGTCCGACGGCCCAACTGTTGTGTACGTCCACCCCCCTCGGCAGTGCTGGAGTGA